A stretch of the Salminus brasiliensis chromosome 19, fSalBra1.hap2, whole genome shotgun sequence genome encodes the following:
- the tubb4b gene encoding tubulin beta-4b chain, which yields MREIVHLQAGQCGNQIGAKFWEVISDEHGIDPTGSYHGDSDLQLDRINVYYNEASGGKYVPRAVLVDLEPGTMDSVRSGPFGQIFRPDNFVFGQSGAGNNWAKGHYTEGAELVDSVLDVVRKEAESCDCLQGFQLTHSLGGGTGSGMGTLLISKIREEYPDRIMNTFSVVPSPKVSDTVVEPYNATLSVHQLVENTDETYCIDNEALYDICFRTLKLTTPTYGDLNHLVSATMSGVTTCLRFPGQLNADLRKLAVNMVPFPRLHFFMPGFAPLTSRGSQQYRALTVPELTQQMFDAKNMMAACDPRHGRYLTVAAVFRGRMSMKEVDEQMLNVQNKNSSYFVEWIPNNVKTAVCDIPPRGLKMAATFIGNSTAIQELFKRISEQFTAMFRRKAFLHWYTGEGMDEMEFTEAESNMNDLVSEYQQYQDATAEEEGEFEEEGEEELA from the exons ATGAGGGAGATCGTTCATTTGCAGGCTGGACAGTGCGGCAACCAAATTGGTGCCAAG TTCTGGGAAGTGATTAGTGATGAGCATGGTATTGACCCGACAGGCAGTTACCATGGCGACAGTGATCTTCAGCTGGACCGAATTAATGTCTACTACAATGAGGCCTCTG GTGGCAAGTATGTCCCACGTGCTGTGCTGGTGGATTTGGAGCCGGGTACCATGGACTCGGTGAGGTCTGGACCTTTCGGACAGATCTTCAGGCCTGACAACTTCGTTTTTG GCCAGAGTGGTGCTGGTAATAACTGGGCTAAGGGCCACTACACAGAAGGAGCAGAGCTGGTGGACTCTGTTCTGGATGTGGTCCGCAAGGAGGCTGAAAGCTGCGACTGCCTGCAGGGCTTCCAGCTCACTCACTCTCTGGGTGGTGGCACTGGCTCTGGCATGGGCACCCTCCTCATCAGCAAGATCCGTGAGGAGTACCCAGACCGCATCATGAACACCTTCAGTGTTGTACCATCTCCCAAAGTCTCCGACACAGTTGTGGAGCCCTACAACGCCACACTGTCGGTCCATCAGTTGGTTGAAAACACAGATGAGACGTACTGCATCGACAACGAAGCCCTGTACGACATCTGCTTCCGCACACTAAAACTCACGACACCTACATATGGTGACCTCAACCATCTCGTCTCCGCCACCATGAGCGGTGTCACGACATGCTTGAGGTTCCCCGGTCAGCTTAATGCTGATCTGCGCAAACTGGCCGTCAACATGGTGCCATTCCCCCGTCTGCACTTCTTCATGCCCGGCTTTGCCCCTCTCACCAGCAGAGGTAGCCAGCAGTACCGTGCCCTCACTGTCCCAGAGCTCACACAGCAGATGTTTGACGCCAAAAACATGATGGCTGCCTGCGATCCACGACATGGCCGCTACCTCACCGTCGCCGCCGTCTTCCGTGGCCGCATGTCCATGAAGGAGGTGGATGAGCAGATGCTGAATGTGCAGAACAAGAACAGCAGCTACTTCGTTGAGTGGATCCCCAACAACGTCAAGACTGCCGTCTGCGACATTCCACCCCGTGGCCTCAAGATGGCTGCCACCTTCATTGGCAACAGCACTGCCATTCAGGAGCTCTTCAAGCGCATTTCTGAGCAGTTCACGGCCATGTTCAGGCGCAAGGCCTTCTTGCACTGGTATACAGGTGAGGGCATGGATGAGATGGAATTCACAGAAGCGGAGAGCAATATGAATGACCTTGTGTCAGagtaccagcaataccaggaTGCTACCGCAGAAGAGGAAGGAGAGTTtgaggaggaaggagaggaggagctggCTTAA
- the aup1 gene encoding lipid droplet-regulating VLDL assembly factor AUP1 isoform X2: METRGIEQMFDFQRLPSDGVILLLLLLYCPVGLCLMLLRIFIGVHVFLVSCALPDSFIRRFIVRVMCSVLGLHVRQNSPRLRDKSVKLYVCNHVTQFDHNIINLLTSCNTPLLEGPSGFVCWARGFMELGTVAGRRAELAETLRGYCSAPEAPPLLLFPEEDTTNGRAGLLKFSSWPFSMADSVQPVALVVKRPLLAVNVPESSWLAELLWTFFVPFTVYQVRWLLPVFRQDGESHQEFANRVQELLATELGVVSTQITKADKAEHIKRKRHTVPHATHSNLGARPRTVAQGFLGSSPGAEDPRVVRMAQQVKEVLPDIPLSVITRDLLQTNCVDATITNLLESTEQYHTEPAEGATSGLSRPLITTTPSVAASPPTLKPAAKSFEKSPVDRHMSLQDRKAALYEYARRRYIEKHGLEEDS; the protein is encoded by the exons ATGGAAACACGGGGCATAGAGCAGATGTTTGACTTCCAGCG GTTGCCCAGTGATGGTGTGAtcttgctgctgttgctgctgtactGCCCAGTTGGCCTTTGCTTGATGTTGTTGCGAATATTTATTGGCGTCCATGTATTTCTAGTGAGCTGTGCACTTCCTGACAGTTTTATAAGAAG ATTCATAGTACGAGTTATGTGCTCTGTATTAGGTCTGCATGTACGACAGAACAGCCCTCGCTTAAGGGACAAAAGCGTCAAGCTGTACGTCTGCAATCATGTCACTCAGTTCGACCACAACATTATTAACCTCCTTACCTCCTGCAATACT CCATTGTTGGAGGGCCCTTCAGGGTTTGTTTGTTGGGCCCGGGGCTTTATGGAGCTGGGTACTGTAGCGGGCAGAAGGGCTGAGCTGGCAGAGACTCTGCGAGGGTACTGCTCTGCTCCTGAAGCCCCGCCTCTACTGCTCTTCCCAGAGGAGGACACCACCAATGGCCGTGCAGGCCTCCTCAAATTCAG CTCCTGGCCTTTCTCCATGGCCGACTCCGTTCAGCCTGTGGCCTTGGTGGTGAAGAGGCCACTCTTAGCTGTG AATGTACCAGAGTCTTCATGGCTGGCAGAATTGCTGTGGACGTTTTTTGTCCCATTTACAGTGTATCAAGTAAG GTGGCTTCTTCCTGTGTTTAGACAAGATGGAGAATCACATCAAGAATTTGCCAACAGAGTTCAAGAG CTTCTGGCAACTGAGCTTGGTGTGGTCTCAACACAGATCACCAAGGCAGACAAAGCTGAGCACATCAAAAGGAAAAGGCACACAGTCCCACATGCCACACACTCGA ATTTGGGTGCCAGACCTCGCACCGTGGCACAGGGTTTCCTAGGTTCAAGCCCAGGGGCAGAGGATCCCAGAGTGGTGCGTATGGCACAGCAGGTGAAGGAAGTGCTACCTGACATCCCCCTTAGTGTCATCACCAGAGACCTGC TGCAAACAAACTGTGTGGATGCAACTATTACCAACCTGCTGGAGAGCACTGAGCAGTATCACACAGAGCCTGCAGAGGGTGCTACATCAGGCCTATCCCGACCTCTAATCACCACCACTCCTTCTGTTGCTGCCTCCCCACCAACTCTAAAG CCAGCTGCCAAATCTTTTGAAAAATCGCCAGTAGACAGACACATGTCTCTACAGGACAGAAAAGCGGCCTTGTATGAGTATGCACGAAG ACGTTACATTGAGAAACATGGACTGGAGGAAGACTCGTGA
- the aup1 gene encoding lipid droplet-regulating VLDL assembly factor AUP1 isoform X1, with translation METRGIEQMFDFQRLPSDGVILLLLLLYCPVGLCLMLLRIFIGVHVFLVSCALPDSFIRRFIVRVMCSVLGLHVRQNSPRLRDKSVKLYVCNHVTQFDHNIINLLTSCNTVSPLLEGPSGFVCWARGFMELGTVAGRRAELAETLRGYCSAPEAPPLLLFPEEDTTNGRAGLLKFSSWPFSMADSVQPVALVVKRPLLAVNVPESSWLAELLWTFFVPFTVYQVRWLLPVFRQDGESHQEFANRVQELLATELGVVSTQITKADKAEHIKRKRHTVPHATHSNLGARPRTVAQGFLGSSPGAEDPRVVRMAQQVKEVLPDIPLSVITRDLLQTNCVDATITNLLESTEQYHTEPAEGATSGLSRPLITTTPSVAASPPTLKPAAKSFEKSPVDRHMSLQDRKAALYEYARRRYIEKHGLEEDS, from the exons ATGGAAACACGGGGCATAGAGCAGATGTTTGACTTCCAGCG GTTGCCCAGTGATGGTGTGAtcttgctgctgttgctgctgtactGCCCAGTTGGCCTTTGCTTGATGTTGTTGCGAATATTTATTGGCGTCCATGTATTTCTAGTGAGCTGTGCACTTCCTGACAGTTTTATAAGAAG ATTCATAGTACGAGTTATGTGCTCTGTATTAGGTCTGCATGTACGACAGAACAGCCCTCGCTTAAGGGACAAAAGCGTCAAGCTGTACGTCTGCAATCATGTCACTCAGTTCGACCACAACATTATTAACCTCCTTACCTCCTGCAATACTGTGAGT CCATTGTTGGAGGGCCCTTCAGGGTTTGTTTGTTGGGCCCGGGGCTTTATGGAGCTGGGTACTGTAGCGGGCAGAAGGGCTGAGCTGGCAGAGACTCTGCGAGGGTACTGCTCTGCTCCTGAAGCCCCGCCTCTACTGCTCTTCCCAGAGGAGGACACCACCAATGGCCGTGCAGGCCTCCTCAAATTCAG CTCCTGGCCTTTCTCCATGGCCGACTCCGTTCAGCCTGTGGCCTTGGTGGTGAAGAGGCCACTCTTAGCTGTG AATGTACCAGAGTCTTCATGGCTGGCAGAATTGCTGTGGACGTTTTTTGTCCCATTTACAGTGTATCAAGTAAG GTGGCTTCTTCCTGTGTTTAGACAAGATGGAGAATCACATCAAGAATTTGCCAACAGAGTTCAAGAG CTTCTGGCAACTGAGCTTGGTGTGGTCTCAACACAGATCACCAAGGCAGACAAAGCTGAGCACATCAAAAGGAAAAGGCACACAGTCCCACATGCCACACACTCGA ATTTGGGTGCCAGACCTCGCACCGTGGCACAGGGTTTCCTAGGTTCAAGCCCAGGGGCAGAGGATCCCAGAGTGGTGCGTATGGCACAGCAGGTGAAGGAAGTGCTACCTGACATCCCCCTTAGTGTCATCACCAGAGACCTGC TGCAAACAAACTGTGTGGATGCAACTATTACCAACCTGCTGGAGAGCACTGAGCAGTATCACACAGAGCCTGCAGAGGGTGCTACATCAGGCCTATCCCGACCTCTAATCACCACCACTCCTTCTGTTGCTGCCTCCCCACCAACTCTAAAG CCAGCTGCCAAATCTTTTGAAAAATCGCCAGTAGACAGACACATGTCTCTACAGGACAGAAAAGCGGCCTTGTATGAGTATGCACGAAG ACGTTACATTGAGAAACATGGACTGGAGGAAGACTCGTGA